CAAGGCACGGATCGACGCCACGCGTTTAGACGGCAGCGATGGCCTTATCGCCAGCCAGGGTTCGCTGATGCTGGCGGCCGATACTATCGATTTCAATGGCGCCGTTACCAGTGCCAAGCAAATTGCCGTGCAGGCCGGGCGACTAAGTCACCAACGGGGTGAGATGTCGCAGTATGGCGATGATGGCGAGCTGCTGTTGGCGATTCGCGAAGAGCTGGATAATCGAGAGGGATGGATCGTTAGCCACGCCGATCTTTCGATCGATGCCGGCGACCTCGTCAATCGCTCAGGCATGCTGCAGGCGGCGGGCGACATGGACCTGGACAGCGGTGAACTGGACAATCGGCTAGGGGAGGTCCTCACCGGCGGGCGCTTGACCCTCGATGCCGACGGAGGACTCGACAACAGCGGAGGCCGTGTGGTGGCCACGCGGGACGCCACGCTATCGGCCACTTCTCTCGTCAACGTCGATGGCCTGATTGCATCCCTCGAGGGCGATCTCGCCCTGAACATCGACGGGGCAATCAACAACCGCCGTGGCCACCTCGAAGCAGGTGGCGAACTGGCCTCGCTCAGCCTTGGTCTCGACAATCGCGACGGTGAGATCGTCGCCACCCGAGGCGATATCGATACCCTTGAGCAGCGCCTGGACAACCGTGGTGGTCTGCTTGCCGCCCGGGAGTCGCTCGATCTGGCCAGCGGCGAGTTCGACAACGCTGGCGGTACGCTGCAAGCGGGTGGCGATCTATCCCTCGACACTCACGGCCAAGCACTACGCAATAGCGACGATGGCACGATCCTTGGCGAGGGCGGAGTGGCGCTGACGGCAGGGAGTCTCGACAATACGGCAGGGTTGATCGGGGCAGGCACCGTCCTCGATCTCCAGGCCGATACCATTGTCAATTACAACGGCGGCGCACTACTGAGCGAAGCCGATATGAGCGTGACGAGCGCCAGTCTTGACAACCATGGCGGCCAGCTCCAGGCCCTGGGGGACATGAGCCTCGACGTCCATGGCACGCTGGGTAACCAGAATGGCTTGATTCGCGCCGGCAAGACGCTGGAGGTAAGCGCGGAACGGGTAATCAATCGCGATACCCAAGGCGCCGGCCAGGGTATGGAAGCGCATACGCTTCGCCTGGAGGCCAAAGAACTCGACAACCGCCAAGGCGCCATTCGCACCGACAAGTTGGCTGATCTCCAGGTAGAGGCGGGCGTGAACAACCGCAACGGCCTGATCTCCTCCCTCGATACCCTGGCCATACGGGCCAATGACATCGATAACCGCGATGGCACCCTGATCGCAGACCGATCCCTCGATCTGACGACGGCCCGCTTGGCCGGCGATGGCCGGGTGCTGTCACTGGGCGATCTGGCCCTGCGGCTGGCCAGCGATTTTACCCTCGCCGAGGATGGCGAACTGATGGCGGCGGGTGATCTCCATCTTGCCACCTCAGGCACGATCGACAACCGGGGCAGGCTCCGGGCCGGTGATACGCTCTCCATCGAGGCCCAGCGTCTGAACAATACCGCCTCCGGCGAGCTCTCCGGCACCACCACCCATATCGATGCGGGACACCTGACCAATCGTGGCCTGATCGACGGCGTGGAGACCCATATTGCCGCCGATGTGCTCGACAACCTCGGCAGCGGGCGTATCTACGGCGACCGGCTGGGAATCGAGGCAGGCACTCTTAACAACGATAATGAAGATGGCCAGGCCGCGGTGATCGCAGCCCGCGAGCGACTGGACTTGGGCGTGGGCACCCTGATGAATCGCGATGACGCGCTTATCTTCAGCGCTGGCGATATGGCCATCGGCGGCTCGTTGAACGCCAGCGGCCAGGCCTGGGGGCAGGCCGGGCGGGTGCATAATGCCAGCGCGACCATCGAGGCGTTGGGTAATCTAAGCCTGTCTACTGCACGGCTAGATAATACCAATGAGCACTTCGAAACCGAGTTGGTGCGGGTGGCGGATTTACCAAAAGGGATTTATATCCAGCCGCAGGGATGGGATGAGAAGTTACCGATAGGTGCATTTACTTGGGAGAATACTGGCAACTATGGGCGTTATCGTCATCGAGAGACAGGCGTAATCGTCTCGAGCTGGACGGAATACAATATCGAAGGTACTCAATACGAAAGCCAGGTGGTGCGTTCTCGGCCAGGGCAGATATTGGCAGGCAAAAATATTCATCTTTCCGGGGGCGATTTAATTAATGATAAAAGCCAGATTGTGGCCGGAGGCATAGTATCGAGTGATCTTAATAGCCTGAGCAATATCGAGGCGACGGGGCAACGGATATTCGATGAGGTAGGTACGAGGCGACAGAGTTCGACTTATACAAGGACGGAGTGTGGAGGAGAGAATGGGTGCGCTCCTGAAACGTTCACATATCGCCATTACAGCGACTGGGAACCCCATACGGGTCAATCCTCCGAGACATTCCTTCTGCCTGCCAGTGAGGTGCGAGAAGGTGGCGCATTCTCCGGCAGTGGAACGCAACTAGCCGCCCGTAATGCCGCCTCTCTTTCCACCTCGGCCCAAGGAGCACATGGCGCCCAGGTAAGTCTCCAGGCCAATAGGCCGGGTGCTACCGTTATCGAAGTGCCCGTCTTGCGTCAGCCTGCGGCTAACGCCGAAAGCAGCCTGGCGCTCGGTGACTGGATAGCGAGCGTGAGGGGGGACCTCGAAGGGTTGGCCGCCATGCCGGCAGATATTCAGAGGCTGGTGGCGAGCCATCACTCTCTCGACGAGGGGGATGTCGAGCGGTTGACGGCACTTCTCAACGACATGGTGGGGCGATCCTCGGCGAGTCCTGCGGATGCTGCACCACTCGGCGTGATCCGCAGCGTGATGCCCACTATCAACCTGCCGGCCAACAGCCTCTTCCAGGTCAATCCCGCACCTACGGCTCACTATCTGGTCGAGACCGATCCTCGCTTCACCAACCAGCGTGAGTGGTTAGGGTCGGACTATATGCTCAATGCCCTGCAGAGTGATCCGAGCACGACCCATAAGCGCCTGGGCGATGGCTTCTACGAGCAGCGCGTGGTCAACGAGCAGATCATGCAACTGACCGGCCAGCGTTATCTGGCAGGTCATGGAAATGATGGCGATCAGTACCGAGCACTGATGAATGCTGGCATTACCTTCGCCGAGCAGCATGGCTTGCGTCCCGGCGTGGCTTTGACTGCCGAGCAGATGGCCCAGCTCACCAGCGATATTGTCTGGCTGGTCGAGCAAACCGTGACCCTAGAGGATGGCTCCACCGTCACTGTCCTGGTACCCCAGGTCTATGTCCGGGTTCGCGAGGGTGACCTGCAAGGCGATGGCACCTTGATTGCCGGGAACTCCCTGGCGCTGGATGTGAAGAACGACATTCGTAATACGGGCACCCTGGCCGGCCGTGAGCTCGTCTCGCTGACGGCGGAGAACATCGCCAACCTGGGCGGCCGTATCGGTGGTAATCGGGTCGACCTCGACGCACGCAACGATCTCGACAATATCGGTGGCCAGATAGCCGCCGGCGACTCACTGGCGCTGCAGGCTGGCCGTGATCTGACGCTGTCCAGCACCTCGGAGCGCCTGGCCGGGCTGTACGTCACCGAGGCTGGTGGCCGCTTGAGCGCCACCGCTGGCCGCGACCTGAGCGTCGTCGGTGCCGACCTCGACAGCGCCGGTGATCTTCGGCTCGGCGCCGGTCGCGACCTGGATATCACTAGCACCCTGAGCCACGAGACGCGCTGGGGTGGCATAAGCAAGCGCAGTGAACTGGAGCGTGAAGCGAGCTTGTCGGCAGGTAACGACCTGATACTCGACGCCGGGCGTGATCTCACCCTCACGGCGGTCGACGTCAGTGCCCAGGGCAGCGGCCTGCTCAGTGCCGGTCGCGACCTGAGCCTCGAGACATTGACGACGCAAGAGCGCTTTAGGACACGGCGCAATAAGAGCCGGGAGAGTGAAGAGATCGGCACCCAGTTGGAGATCGGCGGCAGCCTCGCGCTCCTCGCCGGGCAGGACATCACCGCGCGTGCCGCCCAGCTCAATGCCGGTGACGATCTGACCCTCTCCGCCGGCCGCGATATCAGTCTCGACGCCGGGCGCTCCCAGCAGTACGACGAGACGCGCCGGGGGCGTACCCACACCATCGACAGCCAGACCCGGGTGCAATCCACCACCCTCGATGCCGGTGGCGACCTGCTCTTGCAGGCCGGTAACGATCTGCGCCTGACGGCCAGCCAGTTGCAGGCCGGTGGCAGCGCAGCCCTGATGGCCGGTAACCGGATCGACCTGCTCACCGCCCAGGAGGAGGACTACTCCCTCTACGAGTACCGCCGCAGCGGCAGCTCGACGGCGTACTCAAGGGCCCCGTGCCGGTGTTCTGGAACCTGACCAAGGGCGAGTGAGGCAGTGCCGGTGCGCGGCTTTGCCCGCACCGGCCCGACCCTTCGCCAACGCCCACCCACAACAACAGAGGGCGCTGCATGTTCGCTTACTTCATTCGCCGCCTCCTGGCCTCGATCCCGGTCATGCTGGTGGTGGCACTATTCGTCTTTTTGCTGCTGCGCCTCTCGCCGGGCGATCCCGCAGCGATCATTGCCGGCGACATGGCAAGCCCCGCGCAGCTGGCCAATATCCGCGCCGCGCTGGGGCTCGATCAGCCACTGCATATCCAGTTCTTCGTCTGGCTTGGCGAGCTTGCGCGCGGCGACTTCGGCACCTCGCTGATCTCCCAGACCCCAGTACTGACGATGATCGGCCAGCGCCTGGAGCCGACCCTGAGCCTGGCGCTGGTGGCGATACTGTTCACCGTGCTGATCGCGGTGCCGCTTGGCGTGATTGCCGCCTGGCGGCATGGGCGCTTTCTCGACAACCTGGTGATGTCGGCCTCGGTGATCGGCTTCTCGGT
This DNA window, taken from Halomonas sp. TA22, encodes the following:
- a CDS encoding hemagglutinin repeat-containing protein; protein product: MGSRVRISNTQGQWRAKRIDVAASGLDNTKGLISAHGGALNAQVAELDNTEGRLETAGDLTLDIADVLINEAGEIVHAGRGEARIDATHIAGRDGLIASQGRLALRGEDIALDGATTSAGSIVVEADRFSHRQGEMQQFGDADELTLNVVQSLDNAEGLIASNAGLDITTGDMNNRDGILQAVADLRLDTGDMNNHRGEVVTAGHLTLTVSGDIDNRDGGLIGEQGIALRAASLDNRSGMLGALQGQLTVEAGALDNTQGRVETAGDLSLDIAGTLINQDGVIVHAGDGKARIDATRLDGSDGLIASQGSLMLAADTIDFNGAVTSAKQIAVQAGRLSHQRGEMSQYGDDGELLLAIREELDNREGWIVSHADLSIDAGDLVNRSGMLQAAGDMDLDSGELDNRLGEVLTGGRLTLDADGGLDNSGGRVVATRDATLSATSLVNVDGLIASLEGDLALNIDGAINNRRGHLEAGGELASLSLGLDNRDGEIVATRGDIDTLEQRLDNRGGLLAARESLDLASGEFDNAGGTLQAGGDLSLDTHGQALRNSDDGTILGEGGVALTAGSLDNTAGLIGAGTVLDLQADTIVNYNGGALLSEADMSVTSASLDNHGGQLQALGDMSLDVHGTLGNQNGLIRAGKTLEVSAERVINRDTQGAGQGMEAHTLRLEAKELDNRQGAIRTDKLADLQVEAGVNNRNGLISSLDTLAIRANDIDNRDGTLIADRSLDLTTARLAGDGRVLSLGDLALRLASDFTLAEDGELMAAGDLHLATSGTIDNRGRLRAGDTLSIEAQRLNNTASGELSGTTTHIDAGHLTNRGLIDGVETHIAADVLDNLGSGRIYGDRLGIEAGTLNNDNEDGQAAVIAARERLDLGVGTLMNRDDALIFSAGDMAIGGSLNASGQAWGQAGRVHNASATIEALGNLSLSTARLDNTNEHFETELVRVADLPKGIYIQPQGWDEKLPIGAFTWENTGNYGRYRHRETGVIVSSWTEYNIEGTQYESQVVRSRPGQILAGKNIHLSGGDLINDKSQIVAGGIVSSDLNSLSNIEATGQRIFDEVGTRRQSSTYTRTECGGENGCAPETFTYRHYSDWEPHTGQSSETFLLPASEVREGGAFSGSGTQLAARNAASLSTSAQGAHGAQVSLQANRPGATVIEVPVLRQPAANAESSLALGDWIASVRGDLEGLAAMPADIQRLVASHHSLDEGDVERLTALLNDMVGRSSASPADAAPLGVIRSVMPTINLPANSLFQVNPAPTAHYLVETDPRFTNQREWLGSDYMLNALQSDPSTTHKRLGDGFYEQRVVNEQIMQLTGQRYLAGHGNDGDQYRALMNAGITFAEQHGLRPGVALTAEQMAQLTSDIVWLVEQTVTLEDGSTVTVLVPQVYVRVREGDLQGDGTLIAGNSLALDVKNDIRNTGTLAGRELVSLTAENIANLGGRIGGNRVDLDARNDLDNIGGQIAAGDSLALQAGRDLTLSSTSERLAGLYVTEAGGRLSATAGRDLSVVGADLDSAGDLRLGAGRDLDITSTLSHETRWGGISKRSELEREASLSAGNDLILDAGRDLTLTAVDVSAQGSGLLSAGRDLSLETLTTQERFRTRRNKSRESEEIGTQLEIGGSLALLAGQDITARAAQLNAGDDLTLSAGRDISLDAGRSQQYDETRRGRTHTIDSQTRVQSTTLDAGGDLLLQAGNDLRLTASQLQAGGSAALMAGNRIDLLTAQEEDYSLYEYRRSGSSTAYSRAPCRCSGT